Sequence from the Nocardia cyriacigeorgica GUH-2 genome:
CGCCGCGCTCGGTGCAGACCCGCAGGCAGATGTCGAGCACGCGGGCGCGTTCGGTGGCGGTGAGGGTGGCCGGTTCGGCCGTGGTGCCGAGGGCGACCAAGCCCGTTGCGCCGTCGTCGAGCACCCGGTGCGCGTGCTCTTCCAGGGCGTCGGCGGCGAGTTCGCCGTCGGCGGTGAACGGCGTGATGAGGGGGACGAAGAGCCCGGTCAGAGTCATGGGACCAGGGTGCGGCCCAGTGAGTCTTCAGGTCCAGTTCATGTTTCTACCGGCGAGCGTAAGCTGAGCTGATGCTCGATGTGCGCAAACTGCGCCTGCTGCGCGAACTGGCGCACCGGCAGACCATCGCCGCCGTCGCCGAAGCGATGAACTACACGCCGTCGGCGGTATCGCAGCAGTTGAGCGCGCTCGAACGGGAAGCGGGCGTGCCGCTGCTGGAACGCACCGGCCGTCGGGTCACCCTGACCCCTGCCGCGCTGACCCTCGTCGACCACACCGAGACCATCCTCGCCACGCTGGAACGCGCGGCCGCCGACCTCACCCGCGCGACCGAACAACTTGCCGGCACTCTCCGGATCGGCGCCTTCCCCTCGGCGGTGCCGACCATCCTGACCCCCGCATTGATCGCCCTCACCGGCCAGCACCCCGGACTGGAAGTCGTTGTGACCGAACTCGATCCAGCGACCGCGCCGGCCGCACTGCGCACCGAGGCCGTCGACGTCGCCCTGGTCCAGGAGTACGACCACGTGCCCGTACCGCCGGATCCGGCCCTGGATACCGATCCGCTGCTCGCGGAAACGATCTACCTCGCCGCCCTCGATGACGACCCGCTGCCGCAGCACCGGGATGCACCGTGGATCGCGGGCACGCCCGGCACCCTGTGCCATGCGATGACCATCAGGGTCTGTGAG
This genomic interval carries:
- a CDS encoding LysR family transcriptional regulator gives rise to the protein MLDVRKLRLLRELAHRQTIAAVAEAMNYTPSAVSQQLSALEREAGVPLLERTGRRVTLTPAALTLVDHTETILATLERAAADLTRATEQLAGTLRIGAFPSAVPTILTPALIALTGQHPGLEVVVTELDPATAPAALRTEAVDVALVQEYDHVPVPPDPALDTDPLLAETIYLAALDDDPLPQHRDAPWIAGTPGTLCHAMTIRVCEAAGFTPRIRHHVDDFSAVLALVAAGRGVSLVPELGARTPPGNVVLSPLPTRRHTRLAYRRGTRAHPIVSAARAALHDCAASQFPQALP